The following proteins are co-located in the Gigantopelta aegis isolate Gae_Host chromosome 5, Gae_host_genome, whole genome shotgun sequence genome:
- the LOC121373477 gene encoding tyrosine-protein kinase SRK2-like, producing the protein MMHKLRHPKLVMLIGVCTLSEPIYIITEFMENGSLLEFMRDSDNKEHLKLPAIINISGQISDGMTFLSSQSYVHRDLRAANILVGTDLNVKIADLGLAKLISEDEKQTLRGEMKFPIKWTAPEAALKNEFSIKSDVWSFGVLMFEMITLGRVPYAGMRNAEVIQNICNGYRMPTPTDSATECQDWYYGTMLKCWNDNPEARPTFEHLYNKFCRRMR; encoded by the exons ATGATGCACAAGTTACGTCACCCCAAACTCGTCATGCTGATTGGAGTGTGCACGCTCAGCGAACCCATCTACATCATCACAGAGTTCATGGAAAATGGATCTCTTCTAGAATTCATGAGAGACTCGGACAACAAGGAGCATCTGAAACTTCCTGCAATTATTAACATCTCGGGACAG ATTTCAGACGGTATGACTTTCCTGTCCAGCCAAAGTTACGTCCACAGAGATCTACGTGCAGCTAATATATTAGTGGGAACTGACCTGAACGTAAAGATCGCCGACTTAGGACTTGCCAAACTAATTAGTGAAGACGAAAAACAAACCCTGCGTGGAG aaatGAAGTTCCCAATCAAATGGACAGCACCGGAAGCTGCGCTGAAAAATGAATTTTCTATCAAATCGGACGTCTGGTCATTTGGTGTACTCATgtttgagatgatcacacttgGACGAGTTCCATATGCGG gaaTGAGAAATGCTGAGGTGATCCAGAACATATGCAATGGCTACCGGATGCCTACGCCCACTGACTCAGCCACTGAATGTCAAGACTGGTACTATGGCACAATGCTCAAATGTTGGAATGACAATCCCGAAGCAAGACCAACCTTTGAACACCTCTATAACAAATTTTGTCGACGAATGCGCTAA
- the LOC121373029 gene encoding tyrosine-protein kinase Src42A-like: MENTKNTYRASPPSVIELNQIPTLPTETESDPAVTNDVRISLQRRELPCLPIPETKSVLYRALYDFDVLGNDDLPFKKGDILEVDQSSKLDGDWWIATNRRSRKHGYIPSNYVAKDSSPESQEWWLDVKREEANTKLMLAVIQ, from the exons AtggaaaacacaaaaaataccTATCGGGCTTCTCCGCCCAGTGTCATTGAACTCAACCAAATACCCACACTGCCCACAGAAACTGAAAGTGACCCCGCCGTCACAAATGACGTCAGAATATCTTTGCAAAGGAGAGAGTTACCATGCTTGCCGATACCAg AAACAAAATCCGTTCTGTATCGCGCCCTCTACGACTTTGATGTTCTCGGCAATGACGATTTGCCTTTCAAGAAAGGCGACATATTGGAAGTAGACCAAAGCAG caAGCTCGATGGCGATTGGTGGATAGCGACCAACAGAAGATCCAGGAAGCATGGCTATATCCCAAGTAATTATGTAGCGAAGGATAGCTCCCCGGAATCTCAAGA ATGGTGGTTGGATGTGAAGCGGGAAGAAGCTAACACTAAGTTGATGCTGGCTGTGATCCAGTGA